In Nasonia vitripennis strain AsymCx chromosome 2 unlocalized genomic scaffold, Nvit_psr_1.1 chr2_random0004, whole genome shotgun sequence, a single window of DNA contains:
- the LOC103316374 gene encoding serine/arginine-rich splicing factor 4-like, with product MCQMIIRIIRIPNVVLEKIDLSKYSQISLQETSSQGSQSRHRSLSHRQSQSRHRSRLSQRSLSGQKSKSRHRSQSRGRSKSRRRSRSRQKSISRRRSLSRQKSKSRHRSQSRGRSMSRRRSLSREKSRSRHRSQSRSRSTSHCRSQSRHKSQLRSKFPSHRRSELHNTSLFRNHSLLHNTSLQLHALQSSTGSEPGKEISTVQPTLQTVETNNTEELSPLNEQSPKHASKEPPPRNNEDIADTINSEEWSPYNEHLLEDFSVAPPPRDKSPSRVRSLSRQKSKSLSRSKSRRSKSRTKSKSRTKSKSRSRSKSRRRSQSRRRSRSHRRSQSRRRSRSRQKSRSRRRSLSRQKSRSQHRSQSRHRSRSRRRSQSRRRSRASHRSQSSLVLREIQENLQNELPKNRQHLKMHEFIRNCITYYEAKDGDGYNERRRRYDKLDNYLSWRRNSDPNFDLGSITITEAKRIFNKLSLKYMGRKGPV from the exons ATGTGCCAAATGATAATAAGGATAATAAGGATTCCCAACGTTGTGCTTGAAAAAATAGATTTATCGAAATACAGTCAAATTTCTTTGCAAGAAACATCGTCACAAGGATCTCAGTCACGTCATAGATCACTGTCGCATCGTCAATCACAGTCACGGCATAGGTCAAGGTTAAGTCAAAGATCACTGTCGGGTCAAAAGTCTAAGTCACGTCACAGGTCACAATCGCGTGGTAGGTCAAAGTCACGTCGTCGGTCACGGTCACGTCAAAAATCTATCTCACGTCGTCGATCACTGTCGCGTCAAAAGTCTAAGTCACGTCACAGGTCACAATCGCGTGGTAGGTCAATGTCACGTCGTCGATCACTGTCGCGTGAAAAGTCTAGGTCACGTCACAGGTCACAATCACGTAGTAGGTCAACGTCACATTGTCGGTCACAATCCCGTCATAAGTCACAATTACGTAGTAAGTTTCCGTCACATCGTAGATCGGAGTTGCATAATACTTCACTATTTCGTAATCATTCACTATTACATAATACGTCGCTGCAACTCCATGCATTGCAGTCATCTACAGGATCTGAGCCAGGAAAAGAAATATCAACGGTGCAACCAACATTACAAACAGTAGAAACTAATAACACTGAAGAATTATCACCTTTAAATGAACAGTCGCCTAAACATGCCTCAAAAGAGCCACCTCCACGCAATAACGAAGATATAGCAGACACTATTAACAGTGAAGAATGGTCACCTTACAATGAACATTTGCTTGAAGATTTCTCAGTAGCGCCACCTCCACGCGATAAGTCTCCGTCACGTGTTAGGTCACTGTCACGTCAAAAGTCTAAGTCACTTAGTAGGTCAAAATCGCGTAGATCAAAATCGCGTACCAAGTCAAAATCGCGTACTAAGTCAAAATCGCGTAGTAGGTCAAAGTCACGTCGTCGGTCTCAGTCACGGCGTAGGTCACGGTCACATCGACGGTCTCAGTCACGGCGTAGGTCACGGTCACGTCAAAAATCTAGGTCACGTCGTAGGTCATTGTCGCGTCAAAAGTCTAGATCACAGCACAGGTCACAATCGCGTCATAGGTCAAGGTCACGTCGTCGGTCTCAGTCACGGCGTAGATCACGTGCTAGTCACAGATCACAGTCCAGTTTGGTACTACGAGAAATACAAGAAAATCTGCAAAACGAGCTtc CTAAAAATCGccaacatttaaaaatgcacgAGTTCATACGAAACTGTATTACGTATTATGAAGCAAAAGATGGAGATGGATATAATGAAAGACGACGAAGATATGATAAATTGGATAACT ATTTATCTTGGAGAAGGAATAGTGATCCGAACTTTGACTTGGGAAGTATTACAATTACAGAAGCCAAgcgtatttttaataaacttagCCTTAAATATATGGGAAGAAAAGGACCTGTGTAA